Part of the Cyanobacteria bacterium FACHB-DQ100 genome, GAGTTAAGACAAGCCGGACGGCTGAACCTGACTTCTCTCCGTCTGGAAGCGATAGGGGAAAGATTTATGAAGATTTCAAAACGATTTAAAGCCTTACTCCGTCCGGTGATCGCACTGGCGCTAGTGATTACGCTGGCGTTTGGTCATGCGGATGGTGCGCTGGCAGCAAGCGGTGGACGGATTGGTGGCGGCTCATTTAGAGCGCCGGCTCGGAGCTATTCGCCTCCCAGCCGGACTTATTCTCCACCTGGAGGCGGTTACGGTGGTGGCTATTACCCCGGTGGCGGTGGGTTCTTCCCGTTTGTCTACTTCCCGTTCTTTGGCACTGGAGGCGGACTGGGTGGCGTGTTCTCGCTGTTCATTCTGATTTCGGTTGCAGGCTTCTTGGTCAACAGCTTCCGCCGCGCTAGCAGCGATGGCGAACTGGATTACGGCTCTTCGACCGTTTCGGTAGCGAAAGTCCAAGTCGGGCTGCTAGCTCAAGCACGGGAACTGAAAGCCGATCTCGATCGCATCGGTGAACGCGCCGATACGGAAACCTCGGAAGGCTTAGCTCAAGTGCTGCAAGAAGTAACGCTGGCTCTGTTACGTAATCCTCAGTATTGGGTGTACGGCATTGCCGAATCGAGCCAAGCTCGACTTGAAGCCGCAGGTGCAGAGTTCAATCGTCTGGCGTTATCTGAGCGCAGCAAGTTCAATGCAGAAACCCTCTCAAACGTAAACAATCAACTGAAACCTGCTTCATCGAGTGCGTTGACTGTTGCAGAAAAAGGTGGCGCATTATCAGAGACTTCCGGCGAGTACATTGTTGTAACACTGCTGGTGGGAACTCAAGGTAAGTTGCAGCTTCCACAGATTAATAGTGCTGAAGACCTGCGACGATCGTTGGGTCAGTTGGGTAGTGTTTCAAGCGATCAGCTTCTAGCTTTGGAAGTGCTATGGACTCCGCAAGCTGAAGGTGATGTTCTGACTCGCGATGATCTGTTGGCAGAGTATCCGAACTTAAAGATGGTTTAAGCCATTGAGAAAAGGGGCGAATCATTCGCCCCTTTTTTGTGTCAAAAATTTCTCCCTGTTTTGATACCGATTCAAAAACAAATTCCGCAGCGATCAATCGGGCGCAAAACTCATAAATCAAATTGGTATTACGATCTATTTAGAATTACAGACAGAGTAATCATCACATTAAGGGAACCTTCATAAAGTTCAGGTCGCCTGAAATCAGACTGATAATAAAGGAACACTTCCGACGGACGATGCTCAACACCCCGCAGTGTAATAGAGTCAATCGCTTCCTCTAAACCTGCCGCTTGCTCTCCCGGATATGCCTAGCTTCCAGAACCTGAGTCAAACTTCTTCCTGGATTGTGTTTAACCAAGTCGGAAGCTTGCTCCAACAGATGGTTGGATCAGATGCGATCGTATTGACAGAAGCCAATTTTCCTCAAATTGCCTCTCGCTTTGTTCTTGTAGCATCGCCCGACTTTAGCGCCTTGCTGCTAGGAGCACCCCTAGATTCAGAGCACTGTTGTCTAAAACTATCGTTTTCGCCTACTGAGATCGCCGACTTTCTCAGCACTTTAAGCCATCCGCCTACCTTTTCATTCGAGCTACAGGAAAACAACAGCGATCGCCAAAGTGAATT contains:
- a CDS encoding DUF1517 domain-containing protein, with protein sequence MKISKRFKALLRPVIALALVITLAFGHADGALAASGGRIGGGSFRAPARSYSPPSRTYSPPGGGYGGGYYPGGGGFFPFVYFPFFGTGGGLGGVFSLFILISVAGFLVNSFRRASSDGELDYGSSTVSVAKVQVGLLAQARELKADLDRIGERADTETSEGLAQVLQEVTLALLRNPQYWVYGIAESSQARLEAAGAEFNRLALSERSKFNAETLSNVNNQLKPASSSALTVAEKGGALSETSGEYIVVTLLVGTQGKLQLPQINSAEDLRRSLGQLGSVSSDQLLALEVLWTPQAEGDVLTRDDLLAEYPNLKMV